The segment TTCCGGGCGATTCAAGGCATGGGAGCGGGCGGGGTACTGCCGGTCACCCTCACGATTGTGGGGGATATCTTCCCCTTTGAATTGCGGGCCCGCGCCCAGGGCTGGTTTTCCTCGATGTGGGGATTGGCGGCGATTGTGGGACCCTTCATCGGGGGATGGACGGTGGAGTATCTCTCCTGGCACTGGATCTTTTGGTTCAACCTGCCTCTGGGGATTCTGATCGTCCTCACCATCGCCATTTTCCTCAAAGAACGGACTCATGAAGGGGAAAAAAGCATCGACTACGGCGGTGCCCTCCTGTTCAGCCTGGCGGTGTTGGGAATCCTGACCTTCACTCAGCTCATCGGCAGCGAAGGAGCGGGGCATCCGTTGCCCTGGGCACTTCTGGTCGGCGGAGCGATGCTGCTGATCTTCTTTTATCGTTGGGAACGGCGGGTGAAAGCTCCCTTTATCCCCCTCGCTCTGTTTCGCAACCGGATCATCGCCTCCAGCAACCTGTCCGCCTTTTTGACGGGGATGGGCATGTTTGGGGCCATCAACTTTGTGCCCCTGTTCGTCCAGGGAATCCTGGGGGAATCCCCCACCCTGGCCGGACTGGCGATCACCCCCCAAGTACTGGGGTGGAGCACTTGCTCGGTGGTGGCGGGCCGTTGGCTGTTAAAGCAGGGATACCGGCCGCCGATTGTTACCGGGACCGTGTTGATCTCCCTCGCGGCGCTCAGTTTCCTCCTGATGGGCCCCCACACGCCCTATGTCTTGGTGCTGGTGAGTATGTTCGTACTGGGATGCGGGCTGGGTCTGTCCATGACCACCTACATCGTGGCCGTGCAAAATGCCGTCAGCGGCAACGAGCGGGGTTCCGCCACCTCTTCCCAGATGTTTTCCCGCTCCATGGGGGGCGCCTGTGGCGTCACTCTGATGGGGGCGATCATGAGCTTCCGGTTAAAAGATGAGATCACTGCTTATATCACCGCCCACAAGGACGAACTGAGTGCAAAAACCATCCACCAGCTGGAACAAGCCCAGGGAGTGACCAATCCCGAGGGACTGGCCACCCTGCCTGAAGCAGTGGCCCAACAGGTAAGCAGCTTCCTCGCCCAATCCCTGGACACGGCATTTCTGACCGCCGCTCTGTTCAGCATCGCCGCTCTGGTGGCCGCATGGCTCCTGGTACCCAAAGGGAGTGCGGCATCCCTGTCAGCCAAGGAGTGAGATTATACCACAGACCTCCCTTTATGTTGAAGGGAGGTCTGTGGTTTCCGGATCAGTAGCGGTTGCCAAATCAGAGCAGCCC is part of the Kroppenstedtia eburnea genome and harbors:
- a CDS encoding MDR family MFS transporter; this translates as MNQLNPTRRNIITGALMAATFIAAVEVTIVNAAMPTVVGALGGISLYSWVFSAFMLANTLTVPLYGKLADLYGRKKVFITAVLLFVAGSALCGFAQSMGQLVFFRAIQGMGAGGVLPVTLTIVGDIFPFELRARAQGWFSSMWGLAAIVGPFIGGWTVEYLSWHWIFWFNLPLGILIVLTIAIFLKERTHEGEKSIDYGGALLFSLAVLGILTFTQLIGSEGAGHPLPWALLVGGAMLLIFFYRWERRVKAPFIPLALFRNRIIASSNLSAFLTGMGMFGAINFVPLFVQGILGESPTLAGLAITPQVLGWSTCSVVAGRWLLKQGYRPPIVTGTVLISLAALSFLLMGPHTPYVLVLVSMFVLGCGLGLSMTTYIVAVQNAVSGNERGSATSSQMFSRSMGGACGVTLMGAIMSFRLKDEITAYITAHKDELSAKTIHQLEQAQGVTNPEGLATLPEAVAQQVSSFLAQSLDTAFLTAALFSIAALVAAWLLVPKGSAASLSAKE